AAAGATCCAAGTCGCAGCAGTACTAGCCCAAGCATCATCAATGAAGATGTGATTATTAACGGTCATTCTCATGAAGATGACAATCCGTTTGCAGAATACATGTGGATGGAGAATGAAGAGGAATTCAACAGACAAGTTAGTTTTACAAACATGTTCTTTTATGTATCCCATTATAGCACTCAAATAATATGATTATACTTATCTctgaaatgtgtttattttgtaatttttaaaacattgacttatgtatttgaaagagttacaaagagagaaggagagacagagagatcttccatctgctggtttactcccacaggtggccactatggctggcacttggccaggctgaagccagaagccacaagcttcattccaggtgtcccacgtgggtggcaaagactcaaGTATGGACCactttcctctgtttttctcaggcaattagcaggatgctagattggaagtggagcacccaggacccaaaccagggcccatatggaatgctgacatagATTTATATGCCTGTACTCCTCTATTTTGTTTGGCTGTTGACTACGACAAGGTTTAACTGCTCATTAAAATTACTTGGAGAGCTTGTTTCTAGGTCCCACCCTAGAGAGTCTGATTCAAGACTAGGATGGAACCTgggaaagtgttttttaaaaactcccagctggccagcgctgcggctcactaggctaatcctccgcctgcggcgccggcacactgggttctagtcccactcagggcaccggattctgtcccggttgcccctcttccaggccagctctctgctgtggccagggagtgcagtggaggatggcccaagtacttgggccctgcaccccatgggagaccaggataagtacctggctcctgccatcggatcagtgtggtgcgccagccgcagcggccattgaggggtgaaccaacggctagggaagacctttctctctgtctctctctctctgtccactctgcctgtcaaaaaaacaaaacaaaacaaaaaaaaaaaacctcccagcTGGTTCCAGTCAGCATTCAGGTTTGGAAACCACTGCCTTGTACCAATCAGATTACTGTATTGTAATGCCAATCAAGAGAATTCAGGAATCAGGAGACAACAGATCTCCCGGTGCAGTTAAGCTGTGTTTCGCCTGACATCATCAGTGTATTTTACTCTCGGAAATCTGTCAACTCTCATACAGTGGCAGATATTCTCTTTAATGTCTCTGGCATCTGTTCCCATCTTATAATTTCTCCCTTATCATGGCTTTGGTAATCAGAAGCCAGCTTGATTTCTCCATGTCCAATGTTAGATATTCAAAAGTAAAAtggttgtctttttttccttaagatttgtttatttatttgaaaggcagagtcacagagagagagaaaatcttagatctgctgtttcactccttaatgcctgcaatgcctggggttgggacatgctgaagccagaagccaggaacttcatctaggtctcccatgtggttggcaggaggccaaggtcttgggccattttcactgctttgtcaggtgtattggcagggagctgaactgaaagagcagctgggactcaaactggtgctcatatgggatgttggcatcacagtgggcagcttaacctgctgtgccacagtgctgacccccaaaCAGTCTTATTTCAGTGAGAATCagttgtgggtttttgtttgatTGATTAGCCAGGAATGAGTATTTGGTGTAGCAGAGtgcccgggttctagttccagcttcacttttaattccagttttctgctaatgtgcactctgggaggcagcaaatggtggctcaagtatttgtttcgttgccaccatgtggaagacccagattgagttccaagcttctaacttggcctgacccagccccacctgttgcagacatttgggaaatgaaccagcacatgaaagatctgtgtgtgtgtgtgtgtgtgtgtgtgtgtacacatgcacacacatgcctttcaaataaataaaaagaaaaaaagcatgctTTGACTCTATCCCTTAGAAATTTTGGTTTTGGTTACTATTGGGTTTGGTATTAGGGATtgtgtagtttttaaattttatttatttgtaaggcagagggacaaaaggagaaatctcccatctgccatttcgctccctaaatgcccgtaacagctgggcttgggccaagccaaagccaggagccaggaactcaatctgagactcccatgtgagtggcagggaaccaactacttgagccatcacctgctacttctcagggtcttcattagcaagaagctgaactgGAGAGGGttgtcaggactcaaacctgtgtacTCTAATACTCCCAGTGTATTTACGGCTCTCTAATACATGCCCACCTAGTTTTAagtatcaaattattacagataAGTCAAATACACATTCCTTCAAGCATTCTTTTATTTGTTACTCATTCTTTGCCACCATCAGTGAATAAAAGAAACTTCTTATCTAAATAAAGACATGGAAAAAACCCTCAATAGATCTTCTGGGTCTTAATGGTAAGTATTTTTCCCCTTAGCacagaagcagaggagaaagtatgacattgtgtttttaaatggcttagttcaaaatattttaagctttttctAGAAATATTCTACCGTATGTGCTATAAATTATCcttaatttattataaatttagaTAGAAGAGGAGTTATGGGAAGAAGAATTTATTGAACGCTGTTTCCAAGAAATgctggaagaagaagaagagcatgAGTGGTTTATTCCAGCTCGAGATCTCCCACAGACTATGGACCAAATCCAAGACCAGTTTAATGACCTTGTTATCAGTGATGGCTCTTCTCTGGAAGATCTTGTggtaaaaagttatttttcatctttttagatCCTAGTTCATCTTTACCATAAGTGGAAAAGCCAGCCACCATCTCTGTAAGAAGAGTTCTGCCTCTTTCCCCTTCAGAAACTGCGCTACTTCTTAGAGTGGAAGCAAGGGCCTCCCAGTTTCACTTGTGACATGGAGTGACTTCTGGCAACACGGTGCAGCTAGCCTTAGACCATTAACAGACTGCTAGACAGCTCTTTGTAGTCATGATGTTGCCCTAGGatattaaaatgtcttaaaagttagtcaaaggaaaaataatattacCATGTGACTTGCCTATACAAAAGTAGCTTGATGGAGAAGTTTTCATCTTATCTTAAAAATTTGGTGATATTTCacaattttatttggaaggtgtaATTTTAGAGATCTTTTCGTGATGGAGTTTTCACTGAGCACACAGTTAGAACTGTGATTTAATAAGGAATTTTACAAGCTCTTCTCAGAAGATGATCACACTTAGATTTGCATTTTAAGTTACTCTTAGTGTCTCATCGCTGACAATATATTTGCAGTAAAAGTATTTGGAATTGTGATATCTAAACATTAGCACTAAAATAGAATGGTATCTGATGATTTGATCTCTGAAATTaacattaaataattttgtgaaatcaaatccaaatattaacctttctgtctctttttacaATCTGTAGTTGCTTATACAGAATAGCTTTCTGGAATTTACCCAGTGGACTCTGAActgtattttgttatttcttctgTTCACTGTGCAGTGGTTTCCTAATCTATACATCATATTTATCTGTTAggcattaaaaacaaaagtcagTTCCTCAGTCCTGTATCAGGGTCAGTGTGCTCGGCCTGTTGAGTTTTTAGTAGCACTCCAGAGATATCAGACAGTCAGCCTACCCTGTAGGGTAAATCCTTCTTCTAAAGGACGATATTAAGAACACTGGGATTTACACTGCGGCAGGGCCTTGGCTGGAATAAATGACAGTATGATCTGAGTACCCATGTTAGAAATCATGTTGATAGCTCTAAAGGAATAAAGCTCTTTGCTAGACTTAATGTTTAGAGTCAGTGTAATTCCATAATGCAAAAACTGATTTCTTCTCAGACTATTTTAGATTACTTTAATTCATTCTCATTCTTGTTCAGCTGCCAAGTTTGTACATTGAAGAATACTGCATTTTAATTTAAACCTTAcagttttaaaatacagatatatTTCCCTTGGGGGAAGGAAGACTATATCCTGTCCAAGGAAATTGTTGTGTATAAATtatgaaactaaaaataattGCTCCAAAATGTTTGAATATGCTTTGGTCTTAAACTAAGCAATATAGGAGTCTAGTCCCATTGAAAAGCCTGCCAGCATCCCTACATTTTAGCTTTACCAACTTGGAATCCAAATGTACTAAAGGGGAATTTCCAGCTCCTCTTCCTGTATACTGACATTTCTGCTTAGGAAAGTAAAGGTTCAGAGACACAGAATAATGATACAAGTCTCTAGAGGCTCTTTGACACACTATTATTAGGCCATTCatcactctctttttttccttaacttacagaaaaaaagactgatttatccCAGCTTACACAGGAAGCTAGAGGAGAGCGGGGATTTCAGTCTTAATGTCTTCTAGCTCCCCTTGTTCTTTGCTTTTCCTGTGACATATCATGCTTCCTGTGGGAATTAAAATACAGCAGCTGTAGAAAGATACTTCTATATTTTTTGATGGGGATCATAAAATTAATGTATCAACAACTTTGCACTTAACTTTAATCATAATTTCAACATTTGTTTTAACATATTCACAAGCTCTAAAAGCAACAAGAAAGTTAAATATAGTTAACTTGTTCAGGGCTATTTCTTCAGCTTATGTGAAGCAAGTTAGTGAGTTTCTGAATACAAGTAAGCAAACAATTTCAATTCCTGTGTCGTCTTTAGAAGGTTgacattatacaatatataatttaCATCTGCTTCCTCCTTTGCTCTGCTGTAGACTTTTTGGGTTAACTGTAAGCATATATTCTTGACTtcttgcttttctcatttttttggaagatatttttgcatgtggatcTAGGTTGAATGCTTCTGTGTATCTGAAGCCATCTGTAATGAACTTGCTTTTCTATGTACTTATTTTCCAGGTCAAGAGCAATCTGAATCCAAATGCAAAGGAGTTTGTTCCTGGGGTGAAGTACTAAAATATTTGAGTAGACGGGGCCCTCTTTTGGTGGATGTAGCACAATTTCCACACTGTGAAGGCAGTATTAGAAGACTTAATTGTAAAAGCTCTCTCTTGTCACTGTGTTACACTTATGCATTGCCAAAGTTTTTGTTAGTCTTGCATGCTTAATAAAAGTGCTGAGACTGTTATTAAGTAAAAAGCTCTCAAACATTTACTGAAAGTAGAACTGGCCCCTTGGCTTGATGCGAAGAAAGCAAGGAAAAAAGCACCAGTCAAGTTGTGACAAAGCACCAAATGAAACAACCTCTAGATCTTACTAACTGGTCAGCTTTGAGACTGAACTGGTCCTGTACGGTTAACTCACACTTGTTAATGccaaaaccttttttaaaaatgagtaaatttaAATTAAGTTCTAATTGCTTAGCACATTCTCAGTTAAGACTTAAATTTACATTTGTCCCTATCAAAAATAATCTTGTTTTTACCCCTTAGAAAAAGGTCTGttaatttgaaataattctttGGTTACTGAGGTTACAAGGTAACAGTCAGTTGATCAGTTGAGAACTAGTCCTGGCTTTTCTGGTGTATTATCATGTTAGAAATACTGAATTCTCCTACTGTTACATCTGAGGAAGTATGTAATTTGAGAATTGCATCATAACTATGCCCTTGGGAAGTCTAACATATGACCAACAGCATCCCAGAATCCAGTTGAACAAAGAGACTGTGACATGATTTGAGTGGCGCTTTTCCTTGCTTTGTTAACCGTCACGACAGTCTGCAGCACAACTTTTCTTTTAACAAAGCTAGAACAGTTTTGGCTTCTTAAACTTCATATTtgggtaggttaagctgccatacgTGTTCAGTGTGAATAGTgtttaagttgaaaatattgtaaaaaaattatattttttcaaaaatatttaaaaaaataaataatagtagaaCTGAGCTGGTGGTTGTGTTTATTGGTGCTGGGATGCAGACTCTCCAGTAGGAATACTTCCCCTATGGGCCCAGGATGACTCTACTGGCACAGTGTGCTGAGAAAGCAGGATTTGATAAAACCATGGTAGCAAGTATGTTGCAAGCATCTATCCAGACTACTGCAGTGAAATAACTCGGTTGCCCCGTCCATCCTTTTTATCACCTTAGACTGCAGTGTCTGAGAAATCATAGGCAGCCATGTTAAGAGAGTTTGAGGCTGACCAATATCATGCCCTGGCCTAGTATAATCTGTTGGTTTGTGCCCTTTACAAGGTGTTTTCTTGGGTTCATTGGGCCAAAGAAAGTTAAGAAGACCATGTAGTCAGTCATggctcttgtttgtttgtttgttttgttttttaagattttatttatttgggaggtagagttataaacagtgagagggagagacagagagagaggtcttccttccgttggttcactctccaggtggctgcaacggccggagctgcaccaatccaaagccaggagccaggtgcttcctcccggtctcccatgtgggtacaggggcccacatgGCACCTTAtagtgctatcccaggccacagcagagagctggattggaagaggggcagcctggactagaaccagcgcccacatgggatgccggtgccacaggcagaggattaacctactgtgccacagcaccagccctgagagttTCTATActaatttacttcccaaatgcctgcaacagccagagatgggccaggccagagccaggagcccagaactctgtccagatctcctacatgggcattTGGGGCCCTCTTTGGAGCCATCGTGTGCTGCCACACaaaaacctggattggaagtggactttCTGAAACTCAGCAGCACTCAAAGAAGGGATGcagatggcttaacccacaacaccTGTCATTGGCTCAGGTTCTTTGTGGGGAGTCAAGGACACCTGTGCCCTGGTGATTTTTAGTAACTGCCTTAGCAGACTAATAAATAGGTGGGTTTTTAAAGAGGCCCTAATGGAGccgtgatgcagcaggttaaagccccagcctgcagtgctggcatcccaaatgagcacaggttcaagtcccagctgttgcactgttgatccagctgtctgctatgggctgggaaagcagtagaagatggcccaagtccttgggctcctgcacccgcgtggagacacagaagaagctcctggctcctggcttcagatcagctcaactctagctgttgcggtcatttgtggagtgaaccagcagatggaagacctctctctctctctctctctctctctctctctctctctggctccacctttctctctaactctttcaaataaataaaataaatctttaaaataaataaagaggccCTAAGGCAGAGACAGCCATGCTTGACTCTTACTCTTCTTGGATCTGTGATACGAGCAGTCAGTCCCTCTGTTCTCTGACAGTCCTACAAGTGGCATAGCAAACTGCCCTGTTTATAAAACTTACAAATCCTTTCTTTATGAAATCAGAAAGAGGCAAATGAGTTTATTTCTGCACACAGCCAAATTACTGTGGTGCAGTATAATTGGAGATTAAGAGGAGGAACTCAAGTCACATTTCCTGGATGTGACCCCATTGGTCACAAGCACGTCACTTAACCTTTGTGCCTTTGCTGCCACCTCTATAAAATGGGAAGATTGGGTGTCCACAgtacaaaaacagaaatgaagcCAGAAATCTTGAGTGCTGACATGCTGCTTAAAAAGTTCTAGACATCAGATTTTGATATTAGGGATGCTCGGCTATGCAAATATTCCAGAATCCAAAaagctctgaaatctgaaatacttCTGGTCTGAAGCATTTCATAGAAGGGTACTCAACCTCTACTCTGTCTCTGGATCTCTGCATTGTGGGATGGGTTAATATCCATCAGGCTCTTGCAGCAGTCCTGGCACACAGAAAGTCCTGTTTAAGTGATTGCTGATTGCTGTGGTTATTACTAATAGAGCCTAGGCAAAATTCTTTTTTGGTTTGCACTTTTGCCTCTGAGGGGACAGGCACAGTGACAGCACTTCAATGTTTAACTAGGAAGCCAGGCATCTGTAttacagatggagaaagggaAGCTGCAGCGCATTAGCTGCCCATCCGTTTTGAAGCCCTGGGGACAAAAGAGTAAGACCGCTGCTGGTATAGTTTTAAGGTAACTCAAGCCATCCATCCTGTTTGAGAGGATTTTAATTTTATGACCGCTGTTGAAACAAGGCAGCGTGTATGAGGATTTTTGCTGTGTCATTACTTCTCAGCTTCTGCCATGGCAGATATCAAAGTGGTATTTGTTTAGCCTACTGGAGTGCAAAGCTGAAGTTGCCTGTGGCTGCAGTGACTAGGCCAGGGCCTCCAGCTGGCCTGGGTTCTGCCGAGGGGTACCTGGAAGACCGAAGGGATCAGTATCTCAGCGTACTTACAACCTCTCAGTGGCCCATCCCATCAGGAAGTTCTGTTCTCACTATATGAAGTCAAGGACTTCTACCCAGAACCCGTATGCTTATTTTGCTTGCACACAGTCCACCTTCCCCCTGAGGACATGCCAAAAGGTCACAAAGAGGAAACTGCCAGTTCAGGTTTTCCTTTGGCTAAAACAGAAGAGTGTTTTGGCTATTTAACCCTTAAACAACAGCCCAAGAAAGCCTACCTTTCCTGGAAGTAGTGTTTCAGACCTTGGTGCACACAGACCcactttctgtgtttctgggagTATCTTCTGGAACTGAATGTTGATCTTTTGACCTTGGAGAAAATCCTTTGAAGACTGGGCAGATAGGAATGTATCTCAGAAAAGCAATCCTTTTTACTGTGCCCATCCCAATGGGGAAGTCATAGCTCTTGAGGCTGGCAGACGTCTCACTGTTGGCATGGGCCCCAGCTTTCCACTGTATCAGACCTCGTTCCTCTGGGCTCCCTGGAGAAGGACAGTGGGGTCATTAGCCAGTCCGTATCCTAATCGGCAGGCACAGTTCTGGAAGGAAGTACCAGCTGGTCCTAAAAAGTGCATCTGATTTCTGAGCTGCCTTTGCCAGAGCTTCAGGGAACCCTGGAGGATACCAGTCAGTCTTTACTATATAACTACAGTGTGCCAAGCTCTGTGTGGAACACTTTAATTTCATGTCCTTTCTTCAGAACCATACCTCTGACAGGCACTGTTAGACAAAACTTAGGTAAGATGGAGAAACAGGACAGTGCAGGATCCGTCTGCAGGTGTGTGCTGGGCCATGAGAACCGAGCAGTGGGGATTATGCTCTGGGGCTGGGCAAGAATTCTTTGCAACACCGGAATCCATATTAATCTTCACTATTATGGTTCCACATTTGGGGGATAAACTCATGTTTTATAATATAAACCTTGGAAGATCAATCTTTGAGGGTAAGGACACACTGAGAGATTTTTACAAATAGGATTGtcccttgggggggggggcagcacatgAGAGTCCAGGTTCTCTCAGGGCTGGGACTGACAGAGGCTGTGACAATAAATCTGATGGAAGAAGTGAGGGATTTCCATGGGCCCCAATGTGCCCCAGAGTCTCAGAGAAGGCACCGTCTGAGCAGGCCCGGCTGCACACGGCACAGGTGGGCAGATGGATGCAAAAGCTGAGGGCGTAGCACAGACTATGCACTTGGTGTCTAATTACCCTCCCACCACTGTCAGGACCACACAACAGCCAACTTGAGCTCCCTCCCCAACCTCACCTGCACTACACACTTCCTGTGTTTCTCCAagcaccccctcacccccaccctccagTGTCCCCCATCCAGGAAGCCTTTCAGATGACCCCAGCTTAGGCTTGCTGGTTTTATTCCTAACGTAAATCCCGTTTTACTTTGTCTCATGCCAGGAGTTCCTTAAAAACAGACTTACACTTTTGTGGATCCTCCACTGGGTCTAATTTAGGGACAGACTGGTAAAGCTCCACCAGCATTTGCTCAACTAAACTGTCCTTTCTGGGTGGGCTGTGGCTCAGTAAGGAGAGAGCAAGGGCAGAGTGGCCCATCAGCAAATTAAGGGTGGAAGGAAGCTGTGCTATTCCACAGCTAAGAACTACATTCACAGCCAGccagacctgggtttgaatccggCTCGTGTGACCATAGGCGAGTGACTCAACCACTCCAAGCTGCTTAGGACTACTGATTATGTGGTGTAACCCATATGCAGTCTTCAAAGATTCCATATAAAATGTATAGTATGAAAAGGATTTCAAAAGTTCtgtgcaccaaaatgaattcGGCCCCACCCAGATGGCCTCGGATGCTCTAGGCCTGGAGGCTGCCACTTGGCTATCAGGAGATGGGGGGTGAGCTGCTCCAAACTACAGCCCAGCTACCTCTAAATGGGAATGACTGGGTACCATGGTTGAGTTCTCAAATATCCAAAGGACAGCTGCCCCTTGGGACCCCCTCTGAGTCTACCTAAAAATCCCCAGGTGAGCcctgaccctcccctcccctggcccggCTGTGCCCAGCCTCTGACTCCTATGCTGAACACAAGCGCTCTGGTgtcttcagagagagagggatgtgggcAGAACCTGTGGCTGTGCTCAGGCTGGTCAGTGGCTGGGATGGAGGGCCATCATCCTGCCACTTCCATCCCTGTGTCCTTACACGGATGTAGGCATTAACTCCTATCTCTCCAGAACCTTCTCCAGCCTCCTGAACCCCTCCTACAGAGGCAGTGAGGTGCAGTGGCTGGGACAGGGTTTGTTACCTGCCTAGGCAGGATGTTCAGGACCTAGAATTGcaacattttaattttgtgaCGTATCACTTTGTGGCCATAGTTTTTGAAGGTGAAATGAGTATCTTCGCAAGCTCCATACTTGGCCCATATTAAGTGTTCAGTAAATGATAACTTATTACGAGCACCTGATAACATTTATTGGGCACATACACCAGAGGtcctcaaagagttcatggaaaatgtattatgataaaactatgaatttcaacatttttttgcatGAAGATGAACttgcttttttaaattctattttgcatgcactttttgaagtacctccatATATATTAGCAAGAGGGTTCTCTGGGATGCCACCAAGTTCCCTTCCTGTCCCTGCAAAGACTGCTGATAGCAGAGGGAAGTGTTGCAGCCTTTCTGCCTGCCAGTGTGGCCGGCTGCTGATGTCTGCAGTGCCTTGTACCCACACACGTTCTCCATTTCTACCTGTCCTACAGTAAGACACCAAAGAACCCTTCAGCCCAGGGACTATCATGAATAAAGAACTCACAGGACCCAGAACTGACTCCTGACCTCTCCCTTCAAGAACTACCATGCATGTCTGGGCCTGGGTccctccctccagggccaggatCACACAGGATCTGGCCAGAGCTCCAGCTCAGGCCATCTGGTGGAGTACATAGGAGTCCAGCCTAGTTCTGGGTTGCCCTCCCAGGACTGACTCGTACCTGGTACCGTGTTGTCCAGTATGAAAGCAATGCTCCCGCCCACAAACATCTCCGTGGTCAGCAGCACAGTAAGAATCTGGTCCACTTCAGTAATGCCTGTGGGAAGGCCAAGGGCTGGTGGGTGCCACGGCCCCATCTGGAAGGCAGCGCTCAGACATCCCACCGGTGcagcctgctgcttcctggtcaGTCCCGGCACTGAattggttcccagctctggctttcaagcctgtctctatccctctctcccatcGGGATCCAGCTCCTAGTCCTGCTGGTTGACCTGAGACAAATCACCTCATTTCTCTGAGTCTCATGCTCCCCACCTGCAAAATGGGCGTGATAACTTGGAAAATGAAAGGAGCACACATACAAGCGCTCAGTCCCCCTCCACAGAAAGCGCCTCAGTCGAGGACAGCGCCCAGTGAGCCCCTCAAGGGCCTGACACCCAGAGACGCAGGGATTGGTGGCGCCAGCT
Above is a genomic segment from Oryctolagus cuniculus chromosome 6, mOryCun1.1, whole genome shotgun sequence containing:
- the PAIP2 gene encoding polyadenylate-binding protein-interacting protein 2: MKDPSRSSTSPSIINEDVIINGHSHEDDNPFAEYMWMENEEEFNRQIEEELWEEEFIERCFQEMLEEEEEHEWFIPARDLPQTMDQIQDQFNDLVISDGSSLEDLVVKSNLNPNAKEFVPGVKY